A stretch of DNA from Hydrogenophaga sp. SL48:
AGCGAGAACGCGGTGGCCGACTTGATCGTCGTTCCGCTGTTCGAGACCATCGAGGACTTGGCTCAGTCCGACACGATCCTGCGCACCTTTTATGGCCTGCCCGGGATGCGATCCATGATCGCGCGCGGTGACTCACACCAGTATCACGAGCAGGATGTGATGCTGGGCTACTCGGACAGCAACAAGGACGGCGGCATCTTCACCAGTAGCTGGTCGCTCTACAGGGCTGAGATCGCGCTGGTGGCTTTGTTTGATGAGTTGGCGACAGCCGGAAAACCCATCCGCCTGCGCATGTTCCATGGGCGCGGTGGGACGGTGGGGCGAGGCGGTGGTCCTAGCTACCAAGCCATCCTGGCCCAGCCACCGGGCACAGTGCGCGGCCAGATCCGCTTGACCGAACAGGGTGAGGTGATCGCGAGCAAGTACGCCAACCCCGACATTGGCCGACGCAATCTGGAAACCCTTGTGACCGCCATGCTGGAGGCTACCCTGCTGCAACCCACCCAGATTGCGCGGCAAAGCTTCCTGGACACGGGGGCTGAATTGTCGCGCTTGAGTATGGGGGCCTACCGAGCGCTGGTGTATGAAACGCCCGGCTTCGCCGACTACTTTCTAAGCGCCACTCCGCTGCGCGAGATCGCCGAATTGCAAATTGGCTCCCGTCCGGCCTCGCGCAAGCCCAGCCAGCGCATCGAGGATCTGCGGGCCATCCCTTGGGGCTTTAGCTGGGGCCAGTGCCGTGTCACGCTGCCCGGCTGGTATGGCTTTGGATCGGCTGTGGAGACATATCTCGCGCAAAATCCCAAGGGCCTGTCTCAGCTCAGGCGCATGTACCTTCACTGGCCCTTCTTTCGCACGCTGCTGTCCAACATGGACATGGTGCTGGCCAAGAGTGACATGGCCCTGGCTTCGCGCTACGCCGAGTTGGTGCCTGACGTTCGCCTGCGCAAGAAGGTCTTCACCGCCATAGAGGCCGAGTGGCGCCGCACCTCACAGGCTCTGTCCCAGATCACCGGAGAGGGGTCGCGCCTGGCCAACAACGCAGCGCTGCAGCGCTCCATGCGCCACCGATTCCCATACATCGACCCGTTGCACCACCTTCAAGTCGAACTGATCCGCCGCTACAGAGAGGGGGCTGGCTGCGAGCAGGTCAAACTCGGTATACACCTATCAATCAACGGGATTGCAGCTGGGTTGAGAAATACGGGGTAGCCACACGGATGCTTGTTGCGTGTGCAGACGTTGCTCAAAACACGCCTTATATACTCAGACTCTTTGAACGATGGAGTCGTTGATCAGTTGCATTGAAAAGAGGGTGACTTGAAATTGAGGCTTTGTTCGAAGACGGGCTAAGACCTTCTCCACATGCAAGCACCCGACACAGTCCTCAACGATGAAAACGTGTTGCTGCTGCGTCAGTGTATGAAACGGCCATCTGCCCCCAGCATGGAGAGCTTGCCGTAGTTGAGCGCGCCCTGTCCCTGGCGTTTGAATGTGATCGAAACACCACCCAGGTCGTACCCATCCATGGACAGCAATGCCCTTTGAACGGCATCCGGTGATGGCGGAGTGGACTTGCGCAATGCCTCCACGAGAATCTTGGCAGCGATGTAACCCTCGAAGCTCGAATAGGTGATCGAGTTGGTGGCACCTATCGCCGACATGGACGCACGAAACTCGGCTGCCAGTGGGATGGAAAGTTGGGGAGACGGCACAACTTGCATGATCACCACGCCTCTGGCCGCTGCTCCGAGGTCCTGGTGGAGTTGGCTTCCGTTCAAAAATGATGTGCTGTAGAACTGGGCGGTCTGGCCGGTCGATCGATAGGAAGCGATGAAATTGCGGGCTACCAGATTGGACACTGACATAAAGATTCCCTGGGGTTTGAGCGCAGCGACCTGTTTCGCCACCAGGTCGGCGTCCATACCGTCCTGCGACAGCACAAACTCTCCCAGCAAGTTGCTGCCGTGTTCCTGAAGCGACAGCCTCGCCGCCTCGATCGGAACCTTGGCTCCCGTGTTGTCGATTCTCACAGCCACGATACGCGTCTGACCGATCAGCGCCATGTGGTTGACGATGCGCGTTGCCTCGTCTGCAAAGCTGATGCGAACGGGAAATATCCCCGTGGATGCAGCGTAGACCTGCTGTGCTCCTGTGTAAGGCCCGACCACCGGAACCTTGAGCACGGCGGCGGCCTTCATCGTACCGACAGACGGGAGCGTGCCAATCGGCATCAAAATCGCAACGGCGCCTTCCTTCGCGAGTTGTCGAACGTTCGATTCGGCCTTGTCCGCGACGTTCGCGTCGTCGAATTGCCTGAGGACGACTGGGCGCCCGCCGATACCGCCAGCGTGATTCACCTGGGTCAACATTGCGCGGATCCCGAGCAGCGGCTCGGTCGAGAAGTTGGCGACCGGCCCGCTGCCGATGTATGTCTGGCCAACAACAATCGGTTCGACGCACCAAGCGGCGCCATGGCAGGCAAAGCCGATGACAGTCGCCACCGCCCTTGCGGCGGCGCGCGCTACCAAACGATGGAAAAGCTTGCCCGGGCGCTGCAGAGTCAAACGTGATTTCAAGGCATTCATGTTGAGTTCTTTCCAAGCGCCTTCTGGCGTCTCGGCTGTTCGAGTTGGCTGGCTCAGCTCACCGCGTCTCATCCGCAGTCAGCGACGACCACGTTGCGGAGCACGCCGATTTCGGGGATTTCAACCTCGATCGAATCGCCGACGGAAATGGGTCCAACGCCAGCTGGCGTACCGGTCATGATCACGTCGCCTGGGAGCAAGGTCATGTACTTGCTGAGGTAAGCAACGAGATAGGGCACTGGGAATACCAGATCCCTGCTGTTGCCGTCCTGCCGTACTTCACCATTCACACGCGTGATGACCTGTTGACTTGCGTGGTCGAGCCCGGTGACGATCCACGGCCCGAGTGGGGCGAATGTGTCAGAGCCCTTTCCCGCAAGCAGACACCCGAATGCGCTCTCGCGGCGCTGGAGCACGCGATCACTGATGTCATTGCCGCAGGTGTAGCCAAACACAAAGTCGAGGGCATTGGACTCACTCACGTGGCGGGCTCGCTTGCCGATCACAACCACGAGTTCTCCCTCGAAGTGAATGTTCTCACCGTCGGGAGGATAGAGGATGGAGTCCTCAGGACCAATGGCTGCCGTGCTTGGCTTCATGAACAGCACGGGTAGGTCCGGTACTGGTTTGTTGGTCTCAGCTGAGTGCGCCTTGTAGTTGTAGGCGACACCAAAGATTCGGGGCTGATGGACAGGTTCCAACAGACGAACATCGCTGAGTCTGTCCTGCTCACCGCTGAACACAACGCCATCGAATGGCGCACCGATCAAGCGCTCCAGTACATCTCCTTTCAGCACACCGTAGTACGGCAACCCTTTGAGCTCATAGCGAGCCACACGCATTTGCGACATATATACCTCCAGCCAAAGAGTGCGAACGTTAGCAAGAAAGCTCAGAAATCTGTGTTCGGGTAAACCATGATCTTCGAAACGTTGACATGCGTAGCGTGGACTGATTAAACTGCGCGAACGTTAGCACAAACAGGAGATGACATCATGCACAAAAAGTTCGTTCCCGTTCAATGGCACATGCGCAGAGGCGCTTCAGGAGCCGGGTCGTGAGTATTTCGCTGCTGCTGCAGTCCGCCATAGGTGGGCTTCTATTGGGTGGGATCTACGGACTGCTCGCTCTCGGTCTGAGCTTGAGCTGGGGGTTGCTGAGACTGGTGAACCTGAGTCACTTTGCACTTGCCTTTCTCGGTGCATATCTCACCTACCAACTCAACACTCAGTTCGGGTGGGCTGCCTGGGCCTCGTTGCTTGTCGTTGCGCCAGCCTTCTTCCTGCTCGGAGTCGCGCTGCACGCGCTCTTTGTCCGATTTAAGGTCACCGAATTCGCCTCGATGCTCGTCACTTTTGGTATGACGGTGCTGATCGAGTCGATGATTCAGTGGATCTGGTCCGCCGATTTCCGCAAGCTTGAAACGCCCCTTCAGCAGGAGTCGATTCGCCTCGGACCGCTGTTCATACCCGTTCTGGAGCTGACTGCATTTGTCTGTGCCTTGCTCCTTGCGGTAGCGGCCTGGCTCTGTCTGCACCGCACATTGCTGGGGCGTGCTTTGCGCGCTGCCGCACACGATGGACCGATGGCTGCAGCGTTTGGCATCAACGCAGCTCAGCTTTCATATGGTCTCGCGGGTCTATGTTCTGCCTCGGCAGGTGTCGCCGGCGTATTTATCGCGCTGACGTCGACTCTCGCCCCGTCGCAGATAGAGGCATGGATCGGCGTTGTATTTGCTGTCGTGATCATCGGTGGCCTCGCCAATCCGCTGGGGGCGTTGCTGGCTGGAATGCTCATTGGTGTCTCGGAGGCCGTCACGATGGCTGTCGTGAACCCAGCTTGGGCACCGCTCGTCGCATTCTCGATTCTGATTGCTCTACTCGTCTGGAAGCCCAAATGGCTGTGATCAAACTTCCTGCAAAGCTGGCACTGGGTGCTGGCGCCGTGTCGCTTCTGGCGCTTCCATACATCGGCGCGCCGGATTTCTACCTCTCATACCTGTACATCATCTTCTTCTGGATATCACTCGCGACCAGCTGGGGCATCTTGAGTGGATACGCTGGATATTGGAGCTTTGGGCATGCGGCGTTTTTCGGTGCAGGTGTCTATGCGTCCTCCGTGCTCGCGACAAAGGTCGGCCTTCCGTTTTTGCTGACCATCCCATTGGCGGCAGCGACTGCAGCTCTGCTGGCGACTGCGATCGGTGTCGTGGTTTTTCGCATCAACACGTTGCGTGGCGAGTTCTTTGCGTTGCTGACGCTGTCCGTCACCTATGTGCTTGCGGCCATCGTCTCCAACACCGCGATAGATGGAGGTGCGGGCGTGAACCTCAGTACCGTAGCTCTGCCCACCTTTGGAACGAGTGTTCCGGGCGCAATCTACCTTCTTGGATTGACTGTCGCTGCGGCCGCCTTGCTGATTTCGCGCGCAGTGCTGCACTCATCCTTCGGTGCGGGGCTCTTGGCTATCCACGATGACGAGGATGTTGCTGAGGTCAAGGGCGTACCAACGTTTCGATACAAGCTGGCGGCCTTCGCCATCTCTGCCGGCATCGCTGGTGCAGCAGGAGCCATCCAGGCCGCTTACGTTGGCTACGTAACGGTGGGGGAAACCTTCTCGATCACGGTGCCCCTCTATGTTGTCTTGATGAGCATTCTCGGCGGTGCACGGCATTGGGCTGGTCCTGCAGTAGGTGCAACGCTGATCACCGTGGCCTTGAGCCTCTTCGTCGGGGGCAGCTACGCGGAGTTGGGGCGCGCGGGTGTCGCGTTGGCCTTGATCGTTGTGATCTTGGTGCTGCCGCAGGGCATCACGCCCCGGCTGCTGGCGTTGCTGCGCAGGGGAGTTCCGAAGCAGAGCACTGTTCAACCAGCTGGGATTTCGTTGGTGGCATCTCGCAACGCAGCTTCGTTGCGCAGAAGTGAACAGAGGCCCTTGCTGACGTGTCATGAGGTTGTGAAGCGCTTTGGCGGGTTGCAGGCATTGGCCGGTGTCAGTCTGGATGTGTACGAGGGCGAGATCCTCGCCCTGGTTGGCCCCAACGGATCGGGCAAGTCAACCCTGATCAACATGATCAGTGGCCACTTTCCGCTCTCCAGCGGAAGCATCATGCTAGATGGCCAGGCAATCTCCTCGCTTGATCCGCACCAGGTCGCCAGGCGAGGCGTGGCACGAACCTATCAGATTCCGCGCCTGTTCGAGAACATGACGGTGTTGGAGAACGTGCGGCTGTGTGCTGCCTTCGGAAGGACGAAGGGCGGGCCAGAGCAGGATCTCGATGAGTCGGCGCGTCACTGGTTGACGTATGCGGGGCTGGGGGACAAAGCACAGGAGTTGCCGGCGGCGTTGAATCTGCATGAGCGAAAGTTCGTTGAGTTTGCTCGGGCTTTGGCAGCGCGACCCAAACTGCTTTTGCTCGACGAAGTTCTGTGCGGTCTGACCCCCTCGGAAGTGGACCAAGCTATTGATCTGATTCGACGGATCCGTGCGGGCGGTACGACGATCGTCTTTGTCGAGCATGTGATGCGTGCCGTCGTCGCGTTGGCTGATCGCGTTGCGGTTCTCGACCAGGGCAAATTGTTGGCGCTCGGGGCACCACACGAAACGATGTGCAATCCCGCTGTTGTTGATGTCTATCTGGGAGTTGCACATGCTGCTTGATGTCCGAAACCTGCATGTGTCGTACGGCGACGCTCCCGCCCTGTGGGATGTTTCGCTCCAGATCGATGCTGGACAGATCGTCTCAGTTGTTGGGCCCAATGGAGCAGGCAAGAGTACGCTGATCAACGCCGTTGCCGGCATCCTGCGTCCGAGTGAAGGACAGATCCTGGTGAAGGGGGTGGACGTCGCAATGCTCGCCGGCCACCGCGTGTGTGAGCACGGAGTGGCCATCGTCCCAGAAGGCCGTCGTCTCTTCACCCAGATGTCGGTGCAAGACAACCTCGAGCTCGGTGCCTACAGGCGCGAGGCCCGTGTTGCAACGCGCGAAACGATGGACGAGGTGTTCAAGTTGTTGCCTGTGTTGAGGGAGCGGCGCACGCAAATTTCGGGTTCGATGTCAGGTGGCCAGCAGCAGATGGTGGCGATCGGACGCGCCCTGATGGCACGGCCGAAGCTGCTGCTGATGGATGAACCCTCGCTGGGCCTATCCCCGCTGATCGTTTCGGAGATGTTCAAGATCATTCGACGTATCAACGAAAGTGGTGTCGCTGTGATGCTGGTTGAGCAGAACATTCATCAAGCGCTGGAGGTTGCGCACCATGCGTATGTCATCGAGCACGGGCGGATAGTGACCTCCGGCAGTCCGCAAGCACTGTTGAACAACCCGAAGATCCAGGAGGCTTACCTTGGCGTCTGACACGTTTCATGGCGTACCTGTCGCGCTGCAGCGCGTCGTTACCGGACACGATACCGATGGCGAAAGCTGTTTTGTACAGCAGTCGGCGCCACCTCGGACCGATGCATACACCAGCATACCGGGTATGGTCTCGCGCTTGGTCTGGGCCACGGGTTCTCAATCATGTCTGCCCCACGATGATGAGGACCCCACGCTGCAGGTTTCGAACTTTGTACCCAACCCGGGCGAAACGAGATTCCTCATTGTCACGTTCCCTCCCGACAGCGTTTTCGCATCACCCGATTTCAATGAACAGGCCGCAATTCAGGAGAACCTGGCGCTCAGCCCGGGGCTGGCTGAGCGGTTCGAGCCCGATGGGATGCATGCCACGCCCACCATCGACTACTGCATTGTTCTTGATGGCGAAATCTGGCTTGAACTCGATGGTGGCAGAGCGTCGCATTTGAGGCAGCACGATGTGGCGATCCAAAACGGCACCCGACACGCATGGCGCAACAAGAGCAATCGGTCGGCGACGCTGGCCTTCGTGCTGATCGGCGCTCAAAGTGCGCGCTGACCAGAACGGCATACAGGAAGACTGCAAACAATTATGAAGAACACAACCATTGATCAAGTCCGGGCTCGCCGGGTCTGGGATTCTCGTGGCCGACCGACGGTGGAAGCCGAGGTGTTGTTGCGCGACGGCACCAAGGGACGAGCGATTGCACCTGCTGGCGCATCCACCGGAAGTGGCGAGGCGTTGGACCTTCGCGACGGAGGCACCCGATTCGGCGGTCTTGATGTTTCACGTGCCTGTGCGGCAGTGAACGAGCAGATCTCGCCTGCCTTGACGGGTTTCGACATCTCTGACCAAGAGTCGCTTGACGCAAGACTGGTCGCCTTGGACGGAACTGCAGACCGCAGTCGCATCGGAGGCAATGCACTTGTGGCCACATCGATGGCGCTTGCTCATGCGGCCGCTGCCGCAGCGGGGCGCCCGCTCTGGCTCCATCTGGCTGGTGATCGTCAAGTCCGGCTACCGCTGCCGGAGATTCAGATATTCGGTGGCGGCGCGCACGCGGCCCGACGCGTTGATGTGCAGGACTTCATGGTGATGTGTCCGGCGGCAAGTTCTTTCACAGAAGCGCTTGAGTGGACTGCAGAGATCTATCTGGCGGCGGGGGCCCTGCTGAAGAAAGCAGGCACGTTGCAGGGGGTCGCAGATGAAGGTGGATATTGGCCTGCGTTTTCGACCAATGAACAGGCCCTTGATACGCTGATGCAGGCCATCGTCGACGCCGGATTTCACCCAGGTACAGAGGTTGGTATCTCGCTGGACATCGCGGCTTCGGAGTTCGGTAGCCATGGACGCTACGAACTTGCACTCGACGGTCGCTCACTCGACTCCGACGCCATGATTGAGATGCTGGGTGGCTGGTTGGCGAACTACCCGATCCTGTCCATCGAAGATCCATTGGCAGAGGACGATCCCGAAGGGTTCAAGCGCTTTTGCGCGGCTCATGGGTCGAGTTGCCAAATCATCGGGGACGACTTCCTTGTAACGAATGCCGACAGGGTTCGCGCGGCTGCAAAGGTGCAAGCTGTCAATGCCGTGCTCATCAAGCCCAATCAAGCAGGCACCCTCAGCGAGACGCATGCCGCGTTGGTGGCCGG
This window harbors:
- a CDS encoding ABC transporter ATP-binding protein gives rise to the protein MLLDVRNLHVSYGDAPALWDVSLQIDAGQIVSVVGPNGAGKSTLINAVAGILRPSEGQILVKGVDVAMLAGHRVCEHGVAIVPEGRRLFTQMSVQDNLELGAYRREARVATRETMDEVFKLLPVLRERRTQISGSMSGGQQQMVAIGRALMARPKLLLMDEPSLGLSPLIVSEMFKIIRRINESGVAVMLVEQNIHQALEVAHHAYVIEHGRIVTSGSPQALLNNPKIQEAYLGV
- a CDS encoding cupin domain-containing protein — its product is MASDTFHGVPVALQRVVTGHDTDGESCFVQQSAPPRTDAYTSIPGMVSRLVWATGSQSCLPHDDEDPTLQVSNFVPNPGETRFLIVTFPPDSVFASPDFNEQAAIQENLALSPGLAERFEPDGMHATPTIDYCIVLDGEIWLELDGGRASHLRQHDVAIQNGTRHAWRNKSNRSATLAFVLIGAQSAR
- a CDS encoding branched-chain amino acid ABC transporter ATP-binding protein/permease is translated as MAVIKLPAKLALGAGAVSLLALPYIGAPDFYLSYLYIIFFWISLATSWGILSGYAGYWSFGHAAFFGAGVYASSVLATKVGLPFLLTIPLAAATAALLATAIGVVVFRINTLRGEFFALLTLSVTYVLAAIVSNTAIDGGAGVNLSTVALPTFGTSVPGAIYLLGLTVAAAALLISRAVLHSSFGAGLLAIHDDEDVAEVKGVPTFRYKLAAFAISAGIAGAAGAIQAAYVGYVTVGETFSITVPLYVVLMSILGGARHWAGPAVGATLITVALSLFVGGSYAELGRAGVALALIVVILVLPQGITPRLLALLRRGVPKQSTVQPAGISLVASRNAASLRRSEQRPLLTCHEVVKRFGGLQALAGVSLDVYEGEILALVGPNGSGKSTLINMISGHFPLSSGSIMLDGQAISSLDPHQVARRGVARTYQIPRLFENMTVLENVRLCAAFGRTKGGPEQDLDESARHWLTYAGLGDKAQELPAALNLHERKFVEFARALAARPKLLLLDEVLCGLTPSEVDQAIDLIRRIRAGGTTIVFVEHVMRAVVALADRVAVLDQGKLLALGAPHETMCNPAVVDVYLGVAHAA
- a CDS encoding fumarylacetoacetate hydrolase family protein; its protein translation is MSQMRVARYELKGLPYYGVLKGDVLERLIGAPFDGVVFSGEQDRLSDVRLLEPVHQPRIFGVAYNYKAHSAETNKPVPDLPVLFMKPSTAAIGPEDSILYPPDGENIHFEGELVVVIGKRARHVSESNALDFVFGYTCGNDISDRVLQRRESAFGCLLAGKGSDTFAPLGPWIVTGLDHASQQVITRVNGEVRQDGNSRDLVFPVPYLVAYLSKYMTLLPGDVIMTGTPAGVGPISVGDSIEVEIPEIGVLRNVVVADCG
- the eno gene encoding phosphopyruvate hydratase, giving the protein MKNTTIDQVRARRVWDSRGRPTVEAEVLLRDGTKGRAIAPAGASTGSGEALDLRDGGTRFGGLDVSRACAAVNEQISPALTGFDISDQESLDARLVALDGTADRSRIGGNALVATSMALAHAAAAAAGRPLWLHLAGDRQVRLPLPEIQIFGGGAHAARRVDVQDFMVMCPAASSFTEALEWTAEIYLAAGALLKKAGTLQGVADEGGYWPAFSTNEQALDTLMQAIVDAGFHPGTEVGISLDIAASEFGSHGRYELALDGRSLDSDAMIEMLGGWLANYPILSIEDPLAEDDPEGFKRFCAAHGSSCQIIGDDFLVTNADRVRAAAKVQAVNAVLIKPNQAGTLSETHAALVAGKAAGFGTIVSARSGETEDLTIAHLAVGWNAGQLKVGSFSRSERMAKWNEVLRIEESLGKQASFWGWDALPFRSAQRSIG
- a CDS encoding branched-chain amino acid ABC transporter permease; the protein is MSISLLLQSAIGGLLLGGIYGLLALGLSLSWGLLRLVNLSHFALAFLGAYLTYQLNTQFGWAAWASLLVVAPAFFLLGVALHALFVRFKVTEFASMLVTFGMTVLIESMIQWIWSADFRKLETPLQQESIRLGPLFIPVLELTAFVCALLLAVAAWLCLHRTLLGRALRAAAHDGPMAAAFGINAAQLSYGLAGLCSASAGVAGVFIALTSTLAPSQIEAWIGVVFAVVIIGGLANPLGALLAGMLIGVSEAVTMAVVNPAWAPLVAFSILIALLVWKPKWL
- a CDS encoding ABC transporter substrate-binding protein — protein: MNALKSRLTLQRPGKLFHRLVARAAARAVATVIGFACHGAAWCVEPIVVGQTYIGSGPVANFSTEPLLGIRAMLTQVNHAGGIGGRPVVLRQFDDANVADKAESNVRQLAKEGAVAILMPIGTLPSVGTMKAAAVLKVPVVGPYTGAQQVYAASTGIFPVRISFADEATRIVNHMALIGQTRIVAVRIDNTGAKVPIEAARLSLQEHGSNLLGEFVLSQDGMDADLVAKQVAALKPQGIFMSVSNLVARNFIASYRSTGQTAQFYSTSFLNGSQLHQDLGAAARGVVIMQVVPSPQLSIPLAAEFRASMSAIGATNSITYSSFEGYIAAKILVEALRKSTPPSPDAVQRALLSMDGYDLGGVSITFKRQGQGALNYGKLSMLGADGRFIH